From Sphingopyxis sp. MWB1, a single genomic window includes:
- a CDS encoding NADP-dependent oxidoreductase, which translates to MAKAWFLTSRPTGLPSADNFALRDLPDLPLGEDQLRVRNHWLSVDPYMRGRMNEGASYAPAYPLDTPLTGGAIGEVLESRIEGFAPGDLILHLGGWRDGGIITLDHMPRLLPVQWLDSGIKPQCFLHNMGLTGGTAWIGLLQVAAARPGDVVFVSAAAGAVGSAVVQLAKAREMTVIASAGGPEKGEWVRDLGADAVFDYKQGGVLDQLRGALTRLGKPGIDVYFDNVGGEHLDAALATANGFARFALCGMIDIYNGAAPQPLRYIGRAIAARIRMEGFIYSDLFSRYMEEFYADMGGLIASGAVQMRETVHDGLESAPTAFGGLFAGQNIGKMLVRL; encoded by the coding sequence ATGGCCAAAGCATGGTTTTTAACGTCGCGTCCGACTGGATTGCCCTCCGCCGATAATTTTGCCTTGCGCGACCTTCCCGATCTTCCGCTGGGCGAGGATCAGCTTCGGGTTCGCAACCATTGGCTGTCGGTCGATCCCTATATGCGGGGCCGGATGAATGAGGGGGCAAGCTACGCCCCCGCCTATCCGCTCGACACGCCGCTAACGGGGGGCGCCATCGGCGAAGTGCTCGAAAGCCGTATTGAAGGTTTTGCGCCGGGCGATCTCATTCTTCATCTAGGCGGCTGGCGCGACGGGGGCATCATCACCCTCGACCATATGCCGCGCCTGCTTCCCGTCCAATGGCTCGACAGCGGGATAAAGCCGCAATGCTTTCTCCATAATATGGGGCTGACAGGGGGCACCGCGTGGATCGGCCTGCTCCAGGTGGCCGCCGCGCGGCCGGGCGATGTTGTCTTTGTGTCCGCCGCAGCGGGCGCGGTTGGCTCGGCGGTGGTGCAACTGGCCAAGGCGCGGGAAATGACCGTCATCGCCTCGGCGGGCGGCCCGGAAAAAGGGGAGTGGGTGCGCGACCTCGGCGCTGACGCCGTCTTCGACTATAAACAGGGCGGCGTTCTGGATCAGCTTCGCGGCGCCCTTACGCGGCTCGGCAAGCCCGGCATCGACGTTTATTTCGACAATGTCGGCGGCGAACATCTCGACGCCGCGCTCGCGACGGCCAATGGCTTTGCCCGCTTTGCACTCTGCGGGATGATCGACATCTATAATGGCGCCGCCCCGCAACCGCTGCGTTATATCGGACGCGCCATCGCCGCCCGCATCCGCATGGAAGGCTTTATCTACTCGGATCTGTTCAGCCGCTATATGGAGGAATTTTACGCCGATATGGGCGGGCTGATCGCCAGCGGAGCGGTTCAGATGCGCGAAACCGTGCACGACGGGCTCGAATCAGCACCCACCGCCTTCGGCGGTCTGTTTGCAGGACAAAATATCGGCAAGATGCTGGTGCGCCTTTAA
- a CDS encoding energy transducer TonB — protein sequence MLAVVGGVGFMLARGLDFAVVRKAGETITAIAIPAPPPPEPPPPPQQPDDAASGAASAPNKRADPAPVLAAPSKLPPVTPPVAAAPTPGSGDESSAGAAPDPGPGTGAGGQGDGRGAGGAGSGTGGGTRPAWRSGTIRDSDYPPLASRAKVGGDVEVRFTVQPDGRVTGCRVSRSSGDTAIDATTCRLIEQRFRFRPATNNRGEAIASPYGWRQSWWLERRR from the coding sequence GTGCTGGCTGTCGTCGGCGGCGTGGGCTTTATGCTGGCGCGCGGCCTCGATTTCGCCGTAGTCCGCAAAGCGGGGGAGACGATCACCGCCATCGCCATTCCCGCCCCGCCCCCGCCCGAGCCACCGCCCCCGCCCCAACAGCCCGACGATGCGGCAAGCGGCGCGGCCTCCGCGCCCAACAAGCGCGCTGATCCCGCGCCCGTCCTTGCCGCCCCTTCCAAGCTGCCCCCTGTCACGCCGCCGGTCGCCGCCGCACCGACCCCAGGTAGCGGCGATGAGTCCTCAGCCGGCGCAGCGCCTGATCCCGGCCCGGGCACCGGCGCCGGGGGTCAGGGCGACGGGCGCGGCGCGGGAGGGGCGGGCAGCGGCACGGGCGGCGGTACACGCCCTGCCTGGCGCAGCGGCACAATCCGCGACAGCGATTATCCCCCCTTGGCCAGCCGCGCCAAAGTGGGAGGAGATGTGGAAGTGCGCTTTACTGTCCAGCCCGATGGGCGCGTCACTGGTTGCCGTGTCTCACGCTCCAGCGGCGACACCGCCATCGACGCGACCACCTGCCGCCTGATTGAACAGCGATTTCGCTTTCGCCCCGCGACCAACAATCGCGGTGAAGCCATCGCCAGCCCCTATGGCTGGCGCCAAAGCTGGTGGCTCGAACGCCGCCGCTAA
- a CDS encoding alpha/beta fold hydrolase, with protein MAGTGPTSNSFISQRLKLHYVDWGNDAAPPLLLIHGGRDHCRNWDWVAERLRDRFHIIAPDLRGHGDSAWSPDGNYPMDGFVYDLAQLVHQLDLAPVSIVAHSMGGNVALRYAGLYPKNVAKLVAIEGLGPSPKMLAERAATPFAERFRKWIDEKRQAAGRTPRRYATLDDALARMMGENSYLTPEQARHLTIHGVSRNEDGSWSWKFDNYLNIWSGFDMPQADIESLWSAIACPTLLLYGANSWASNPERDGRIGHFNHAKVIEFENAGHWLHHDQFERFMATLDNFL; from the coding sequence ATGGCAGGCACAGGCCCGACGTCGAACAGCTTCATCTCGCAACGGTTGAAGCTTCACTATGTCGATTGGGGTAATGACGCCGCGCCCCCGCTTCTGCTGATCCATGGCGGGCGCGACCATTGTCGCAATTGGGATTGGGTGGCCGAACGGCTGCGGGACCGCTTTCACATCATCGCCCCCGATCTGCGCGGCCATGGCGACAGCGCCTGGTCGCCCGATGGCAATTATCCGATGGACGGCTTCGTCTATGATCTGGCGCAGCTTGTTCACCAGCTTGATCTCGCCCCTGTTTCCATCGTCGCCCATTCGATGGGCGGCAATGTCGCGCTGCGCTATGCTGGGCTTTATCCCAAAAATGTCGCCAAGCTGGTGGCGATTGAAGGCCTTGGCCCCTCCCCCAAAATGCTCGCCGAACGCGCCGCCACGCCCTTCGCCGAACGCTTCCGCAAATGGATCGACGAAAAACGCCAGGCGGCGGGCCGCACGCCCCGCCGTTATGCGACGCTAGACGATGCGCTCGCCCGGATGATGGGCGAAAACAGCTATCTGACCCCCGAACAAGCGCGGCACCTCACCATCCATGGCGTCAGCCGCAATGAAGATGGAAGCTGGAGCTGGAAATTCGATAACTATCTGAACATCTGGTCGGGATTCGACATGCCCCAGGCGGATATCGAATCGCTCTGGTCGGCGATCGCCTGCCCGACCCTGCTGCTGTACGGAGCAAATAGCTGGGCCTCCAATCCGGAACGCGATGGCCGCATCGGGCATTTCAACCATGCAAAGGTGATCGAATTTGAAAATGCCGGTCACTGGTTGCACCATGATCAGTTCGAGCGTTTCATGGCGACACTCGACAATTTTTTGTAA
- the cpdR gene encoding cell cycle two-component system response regulator CpdR — protein sequence MIRILLAEDDAAMRGYLERALVQSGYDVTSVDRGTAAAPLLDSGTFDLLLSDIVMPEMDGIELAQHCAKVSPDTQVMFITGFAAVTLRAEDQVPQAKMLSKPFHLKDLVREVDSMFGVSRQSSQQ from the coding sequence ATGATTCGGATTTTGCTCGCCGAGGATGACGCCGCGATGCGTGGTTATCTGGAGCGTGCGCTGGTGCAGAGCGGCTATGACGTCACATCGGTCGATCGCGGAACGGCGGCGGCTCCGCTGCTCGATTCGGGCACTTTCGACCTTTTGCTGTCGGATATTGTCATGCCCGAAATGGACGGGATCGAACTGGCGCAGCATTGCGCCAAAGTATCCCCCGATACGCAGGTGATGTTCATCACCGGTTTTGCGGCCGTCACGCTGCGCGCCGAAGATCAGGTCCCCCAGGCCAAGATGCTTTCCAAGCCCTTCCACCTCAAGGATCTGGTGCGCGAAGTCGACAGCATGTTCGGCGTCAGCCGCCAGTCCAGCCAACAATAA
- a CDS encoding N-formylglutamate amidohydrolase encodes MNGLAAQEKSIHVDRPANAGPVVVSVPHAGRIYPPELLAAARVDKPVLERLEDRWCDLIAAEASAAGAVVVRALWARAVADCNRGEGQMAPAEVAPAMRPRFTAPGRKERAGLGVVPTRIAGAGPLWTRTVDEASFEWRLTHLHRPYHRRLAEEIEAARRRHGRAILIDLHSMPPIARGQPGHGAQIVVGDHFGESCVPWLSDLAIDMAARLGGPVARNQPYAGGHILHVHGRPQRGIDAIQIEIDRSLYLTAARQPDEAQVARLARWFAALVLEAGRGAQYGTEPLAAE; translated from the coding sequence ATGAATGGCCTCGCTGCCCAGGAAAAGTCGATCCATGTGGACCGTCCGGCTAACGCCGGCCCGGTTGTCGTGTCGGTGCCGCATGCCGGACGCATTTACCCCCCCGAACTGTTGGCAGCCGCGCGGGTCGACAAGCCGGTATTGGAAAGGCTGGAAGACCGCTGGTGCGATTTGATCGCCGCCGAAGCGAGCGCGGCGGGTGCGGTGGTGGTGCGGGCGTTGTGGGCGCGCGCCGTTGCCGACTGTAACCGCGGCGAAGGACAGATGGCCCCTGCGGAGGTTGCCCCCGCGATGCGGCCTCGCTTCACCGCGCCGGGGCGAAAGGAGCGTGCGGGGCTTGGGGTGGTGCCGACGCGGATTGCGGGCGCCGGACCGCTGTGGACCCGGACCGTTGATGAGGCGAGTTTTGAATGGCGGCTGACGCATTTGCACCGCCCCTATCATCGAAGGCTGGCCGAAGAGATTGAGGCCGCGCGCAGGCGGCACGGCAGAGCGATATTGATTGATCTGCACAGCATGCCGCCAATCGCGCGGGGACAGCCGGGGCATGGGGCGCAAATTGTCGTGGGTGATCATTTTGGCGAGTCCTGTGTCCCTTGGCTTTCCGACCTGGCGATCGACATGGCGGCGCGGCTAGGCGGCCCTGTCGCGCGCAACCAGCCCTATGCAGGCGGACATATTCTTCACGTCCACGGGCGTCCGCAGCGCGGTATCGATGCGATACAGATTGAAATCGACCGCAGCCTCTATCTGACGGCTGCGCGTCAGCCCGATGAGGCGCAGGTCGCCCGGCTGGCCCGCTGGTTTGCCGCGCTGGTTCTGGAAGCGGGGCGCGGAGCCCAATATGGGACGGAGCCGCTGGCCGCCGAATAA
- a CDS encoding GNAT family N-acetyltransferase: protein MKNISLSIRAYRAADKSLLSSIWYEASRRAHPFLSEERLRQQQRAVEDIYLEQAENWVACIKDHPIAFIGLLGEHVGGLFVTPEAQGRGAGRALIAHALALKGRLSLEVYADNHGARAFYAALGFREISRRDVDDEGLPFANIRLALDRDAPLE from the coding sequence ATGAAAAATATATCGCTATCGATCCGCGCCTATCGGGCTGCGGACAAGAGCCTCCTGTCGTCCATCTGGTACGAAGCCTCGCGCCGCGCCCACCCTTTTCTCAGCGAAGAAAGGCTGCGCCAGCAACAGCGGGCAGTCGAGGATATTTATCTCGAGCAGGCTGAAAATTGGGTCGCCTGCATCAAGGATCACCCTATCGCCTTCATCGGCCTGCTGGGCGAGCATGTCGGTGGGCTGTTCGTCACGCCCGAGGCGCAGGGGCGTGGCGCGGGGCGCGCACTGATTGCCCATGCACTGGCGCTCAAGGGGCGGTTATCGCTCGAAGTTTACGCCGACAACCATGGCGCGCGCGCCTTTTACGCGGCGCTGGGGTTTCGCGAAATCTCTCGCCGCGATGTCGACGACGAAGGCCTGCCCTTCGCCAATATCCGCCTCGCTCTGGACCGTGATGCGCCCTTGGAATGA
- a CDS encoding JAB domain-containing protein, which yields MLTTLSNIPAAAPALEAGFVRRAQEDDVTACLLRPRFPAGKERLILLGFDAYGRLLGVETTRPEKADLCAVPSRCWRALSRDGVHHVVMAHNHPSGTPWPSDADRRCTQKAAALLASLGIELADHLIFVENGHFSFRRAALL from the coding sequence ATGCTTACCACCCTTTCGAATATCCCCGCCGCCGCTCCCGCTCTGGAGGCTGGTTTCGTCCGCCGCGCGCAGGAGGATGATGTCACGGCCTGCCTGTTGCGCCCCCGCTTTCCTGCCGGGAAGGAGCGCCTCATCCTCCTTGGCTTCGATGCCTATGGCCGCTTGCTTGGGGTTGAAACGACACGGCCGGAAAAGGCCGATCTGTGCGCTGTGCCTTCGCGCTGCTGGCGAGCGCTGAGCCGCGACGGGGTCCATCATGTCGTCATGGCCCACAACCATCCCTCGGGCACCCCTTGGCCGAGCGACGCTGACCGCCGCTGCACACAAAAGGCGGCGGCTCTCCTTGCCTCATTGGGCATTGAGCTTGCCGACCATCTGATCTTTGTCGAAAATGGACATTTCAGTTTTCGCCGCGCCGCGCTGCTCTGA
- the thyA gene encoding thymidylate synthase, with the protein MTDSIHYELQYLDLMRRIWTGGDERVDRTGVGTRSLFGETMRFSLRDDAIPLLTTKRVYWKTALRELLWFLTGDTNIRALVSQGVRIWTDWPLDRYRRETGEAISAEEFERRIIGDDAFAAAWGDLGPVYGHQWVNWPLYEAAEGGLFRRAEAGHNQIAALIASLRNNPGSRRHIFTAWNVADLNQMALPPCHMTYQFHVRSDGGLSCLLFQRSCDLGLGFAFNIFEAALLTRMIAEQCGLHAHELVWTGGDVHLYLNHGELVEEQLKRTPEGAPRLRILRRPASIFDYKFEDFAVEAYTPQAHIPAPVAV; encoded by the coding sequence TTGACCGATTCCATCCATTATGAACTGCAATATCTTGACCTGATGCGCCGCATCTGGACCGGGGGTGACGAACGGGTTGATCGCACCGGCGTCGGCACGCGCTCGCTTTTTGGCGAGACGATGCGATTCTCTCTGCGCGATGACGCGATCCCGCTGCTTACCACCAAGCGCGTTTACTGGAAAACCGCGCTGCGCGAGCTTTTGTGGTTCCTGACCGGTGACACCAATATTCGCGCGCTGGTCTCGCAAGGTGTGCGGATCTGGACCGACTGGCCGCTCGACCGCTATCGCCGCGAGACGGGCGAAGCGATCAGCGCCGAGGAATTTGAGCGGCGCATCATCGGCGATGATGCTTTTGCTGCGGCCTGGGGCGACCTTGGCCCCGTTTATGGCCATCAATGGGTGAATTGGCCGCTTTATGAAGCCGCGGAGGGCGGGCTGTTCCGGCGCGCCGAGGCGGGGCATAACCAGATTGCCGCGCTGATCGCGTCGCTGCGGAACAATCCGGGGTCGCGCCGCCATATTTTCACCGCCTGGAATGTCGCCGATCTGAACCAGATGGCGCTACCCCCTTGTCACATGACCTATCAATTTCATGTGCGCAGCGACGGCGGCCTCTCCTGCCTTCTGTTTCAGCGTTCGTGCGATCTGGGCCTTGGCTTCGCTTTCAATATTTTCGAGGCGGCGCTGCTGACGCGGATGATCGCAGAGCAGTGCGGCCTTCACGCGCATGAACTTGTTTGGACCGGCGGTGACGTTCATCTTTATCTGAACCATGGCGAATTGGTCGAAGAGCAACTCAAGCGCACGCCGGAGGGCGCGCCCAGGCTGCGCATCCTGCGCCGCCCGGCCTCGATTTTCGACTATAAATTCGAGGATTTCGCGGTCGAAGCCTATACACCGCAGGCGCATATCCCGGCGCCCGTCGCGGTCTGA
- a CDS encoding 3-methyl-2-oxobutanoate dehydrogenase (2-methylpropanoyl-transferring) subunit alpha: MPETHRRPARNLPPLSLHVPEPRYRPGDTPDFSDIEVPAVDATPRPGEATKADAMRELCYGLVRVLDFDGEAKGPWDPKLSPDRLRVMLRYMMLVRAFDDRMFRAQRQGKTSFYMKSTGEEATSVASTMAIDRNDMCFPSYRQQGILITREYPLIQMMNQIYSNRGDHLLGRQLPIMYSAPEHGFFSVSGNLATQYPQAVGWAMASASKGDSRIATVWCGEGSSAEGDFHSALTFATVYNAPVIFNVVNNQWAISSFSGFAGGERTTFAARAVGYGIAGLRVDGNDPLAVYAATQWAADRARTNNGPTLIEHFTYRAEGHSTSDDPSAYRAAQEASAWPFGDPVARLKQHLEKLGEWDEAQHEALQKELEDLVKTTQKQSEKLGILGHGMHQPFETMFEDVFEDMPWHLKEQCAQMLAEQEAKFGPDWKPE, translated from the coding sequence ATGCCTGAAACGCATCGGCGTCCGGCGCGCAATTTGCCGCCGCTGTCGCTTCACGTTCCCGAACCGCGTTATCGCCCCGGCGATACGCCGGACTTTTCCGATATCGAGGTACCCGCGGTCGATGCGACACCGCGCCCCGGAGAGGCGACCAAGGCCGATGCGATGCGCGAGCTTTGCTACGGGCTGGTGCGGGTTCTCGATTTCGACGGTGAGGCCAAGGGGCCATGGGACCCCAAGCTTTCGCCTGATCGGCTGCGCGTGATGCTGCGCTATATGATGCTGGTGCGCGCCTTTGACGACCGCATGTTTCGCGCGCAGCGACAGGGCAAGACCAGCTTTTACATGAAGTCGACCGGCGAGGAAGCGACCTCGGTCGCTTCAACGATGGCGATCGACCGCAATGACATGTGCTTTCCCAGCTATCGCCAGCAAGGCATTCTGATTACACGCGAATATCCGCTGATTCAGATGATGAACCAGATTTATTCGAACCGCGGCGATCATCTGCTGGGGCGACAATTGCCGATCATGTATTCAGCGCCCGAACATGGATTTTTTAGCGTGTCGGGCAATCTCGCGACCCAATATCCGCAGGCGGTGGGCTGGGCGATGGCCTCGGCGTCAAAGGGCGACAGCCGGATCGCGACCGTGTGGTGCGGGGAAGGGTCGTCGGCCGAAGGGGATTTCCATTCGGCGCTGACCTTTGCGACCGTCTATAATGCCCCGGTCATCTTCAATGTCGTGAACAATCAATGGGCGATTTCCAGCTTTTCGGGCTTTGCCGGGGGCGAGCGCACCACCTTTGCAGCGCGCGCCGTGGGCTATGGCATTGCCGGGCTGCGCGTCGACGGCAATGATCCGCTCGCCGTCTATGCTGCGACCCAATGGGCCGCCGACCGCGCGCGGACCAACAATGGCCCGACCCTAATCGAGCATTTCACCTATCGCGCCGAAGGGCATAGCACGTCGGACGACCCCAGCGCCTATCGTGCCGCACAGGAGGCAAGCGCCTGGCCTTTCGGCGATCCGGTCGCGCGATTGAAGCAGCATCTGGAAAAGTTGGGCGAATGGGACGAAGCGCAGCATGAGGCGCTTCAGAAGGAGCTCGAAGATCTGGTAAAGACGACTCAGAAGCAGTCGGAAAAACTTGGCATTTTGGGCCATGGGATGCACCAACCCTTTGAGACCATGTTCGAAGATGTGTTCGAGGATATGCCCTGGCACCTCAAGGAACAATGCGCCCAGATGCTCGCCGAACAGGAAGCGAAGTTCGGCCCCGATTGGAAGCCCGAATGA
- a CDS encoding alpha-ketoacid dehydrogenase subunit beta, translated as MNMIEAINSAMDIMLDRDPSTIVMGEDVGYFGGVFRATAGLQKKYGKTRVFDTPINECGIIGVAVGMGAYGLRPVPEIQFADYIYPGLDQLVSEAARLRYRSANDFICPMTVRTPFGGGIFGGQTHSQSPESIMTHICGVKTVIPSNPYDAKGLLIAAIEDNDPVVFLEPKRIYNGPFSGYYDRPVEPWSRHDASTVPTDYYRIELGKAATVREGEAVTVLVYGTMVHVAKTVVEEQGIDAEIIDLRTLLPLDIEAVEASVRKTGRCLIIHEATRTSGFGAELAALVQERCFYHLEAPVERVTGFDTPYPHSLEWAYFPGPVRIATALNKILKD; from the coding sequence ATGAACATGATCGAGGCGATCAACAGCGCCATGGACATCATGCTCGATCGTGACCCCAGCACCATCGTGATGGGGGAGGATGTCGGCTATTTCGGCGGGGTTTTCCGCGCGACCGCGGGCTTGCAGAAAAAATATGGCAAGACGCGGGTGTTCGACACGCCGATCAACGAATGCGGCATCATCGGTGTTGCGGTGGGCATGGGCGCCTATGGTCTGCGCCCCGTGCCCGAAATCCAGTTCGCCGATTATATTTATCCGGGGCTCGACCAACTCGTCAGCGAGGCGGCGCGGCTGCGCTATCGCTCGGCCAATGATTTCATCTGTCCGATGACGGTGCGCACCCCCTTTGGCGGTGGCATTTTCGGCGGACAAACGCATAGCCAGTCGCCCGAAAGCATCATGACGCATATCTGCGGGGTGAAAACGGTGATCCCGTCCAACCCCTATGATGCAAAAGGGCTGCTTATCGCGGCGATCGAGGATAATGACCCGGTCGTCTTTCTGGAGCCCAAACGCATCTATAACGGCCCGTTCAGCGGCTATTATGACCGCCCGGTCGAGCCCTGGTCGCGTCATGACGCCAGCACGGTTCCGACCGATTATTACCGCATCGAACTGGGCAAGGCCGCGACGGTGCGCGAGGGGGAGGCGGTGACGGTGCTGGTTTATGGCACGATGGTCCATGTCGCCAAGACGGTGGTCGAGGAGCAGGGGATTGATGCGGAGATCATCGACCTGCGCACCCTGCTGCCGCTTGATATCGAGGCGGTCGAGGCGTCGGTCCGCAAGACCGGACGCTGTTTGATCATTCATGAAGCCACCCGCACCTCGGGCTTTGGCGCCGAACTGGCCGCGCTGGTTCAGGAGCGCTGCTTTTATCATCTCGAAGCGCCGGTCGAGCGCGTCACCGGGTTCGACACGCCTTATCCGCACAGCCTCGAATGGGCCTATTTCCCCGGACCCGTTCGCATCGCGACTGCGCTCAACAAGATTTTGAAGGACTGA
- a CDS encoding dihydrolipoamide acetyltransferase family protein — MARYSFRLPDIGEGIAEAEIVAWHVKIGDRVEEDAQLADMMTDKATVEMESPVSGVVVELAGEVGDMVSIGSTLAVIETDAEVSEDVEAAPDRKNDITEDVVSRILSSKEDEVEVPAPAVTPADASTEVREASPVAAQERDPARKILASPAVRARARDLGVDLADVSGDGERIRHADLDAYLRYHAGQGYQAPGASRAHVDEPVKVIGMRRKIAENMAASKRAIPHFTYVEEMDVTALEAMRADLNENRGNRPKLTMLPFLIVAICRTIPAFPMINARYDDEAGVVTRHGAVHLGMATQTDAGLMVPIIRDAQDKNVWQLASEITRLAEAARSGKAKPAELTGGTLTVTSLGPLGGVATTPVINRPEVAIIGPNKIVERPMFARNAQGGEEIRRAKLMNLSISCDHRVVDGWDAASFVQALKKLIETPVLLFAE, encoded by the coding sequence ATGGCTCGTTATTCCTTTCGTTTGCCGGATATTGGCGAAGGCATCGCCGAGGCCGAGATTGTCGCTTGGCATGTGAAAATCGGTGACCGTGTCGAAGAAGATGCACAGCTTGCCGATATGATGACCGACAAGGCGACGGTCGAGATGGAATCGCCGGTGTCCGGCGTGGTCGTTGAACTGGCGGGCGAGGTCGGCGATATGGTGTCGATTGGATCGACGCTTGCCGTGATCGAGACTGATGCCGAGGTCAGCGAGGATGTCGAAGCTGCGCCTGACAGGAAAAACGATATAACAGAAGACGTTGTGTCAAGAATCTTATCTTCGAAGGAGGATGAGGTTGAGGTGCCGGCGCCCGCCGTCACACCGGCAGACGCCAGCACGGAAGTCCGGGAGGCCTCGCCTGTTGCCGCGCAAGAGCGCGACCCTGCTCGGAAAATCCTTGCTTCCCCTGCTGTGCGGGCGCGGGCGAGGGATCTGGGGGTCGATCTTGCTGATGTGTCGGGCGATGGCGAGCGCATCCGGCACGCCGATCTCGACGCCTATCTGCGCTACCATGCGGGGCAGGGCTATCAGGCGCCCGGCGCATCGCGCGCGCACGTTGACGAGCCGGTCAAGGTCATCGGGATGCGGCGCAAGATTGCGGAAAATATGGCGGCTTCGAAAAGGGCCATTCCGCACTTCACCTATGTTGAGGAAATGGATGTCACCGCGCTGGAAGCGATGCGCGCCGACCTTAATGAAAATCGCGGTAATCGGCCTAAGTTAACGATGTTACCGTTCTTGATCGTTGCGATCTGCCGCACGATTCCGGCCTTTCCGATGATCAATGCCCGCTATGATGACGAAGCGGGCGTAGTGACGCGGCACGGCGCGGTGCATCTGGGGATGGCTACGCAAACCGACGCGGGATTGATGGTTCCGATAATCCGCGACGCGCAGGACAAGAATGTCTGGCAATTGGCGAGCGAAATCACCCGTCTGGCCGAGGCGGCGCGCAGCGGAAAGGCGAAACCCGCCGAATTGACGGGCGGAACGCTGACCGTCACTTCGTTGGGCCCGCTGGGCGGCGTGGCGACCACGCCGGTGATCAACCGCCCCGAAGTGGCGATTATCGGCCCCAACAAGATTGTCGAGCGCCCCATGTTCGCCCGAAATGCCCAAGGCGGTGAGGAAATCCGTCGCGCCAAGCTGATGAACCTGTCGATCAGCTGCGACCACCGCGTTGTCGATGGCTGGGATGCCGCCAGCTTCGTTCAGGCGCTCAAAAAGCTGATCGAAACGCCGGTTCTGCTGTTTGCAGAGTGA
- a CDS encoding AI-2E family transporter — protein sequence MNPLHQIEIDDFRRDRLLAALTLILGAAFCLGLPFALQAGAEFFLPLTAAIVISIALVPLLEWLERHRVPSALASFLSLSAFLMLVNAALAIIVVPATGWFGRLPEAIPRIQSNLAPLIDFYSTLQRFVERTLTSVASGTEATAQAVADTTPTSVVDYFISAAPAVAIQLFFAILVIFFFLAGWTRLRQRTIRRRGSFDGAMQTARVIQNVVDATADYLATITMINAILGLVVALLLWALGMPSPFMWGGIVSICNFVPYLGPIVASVLLGLGGLMTFDVVGLALLPAIIFIGVHTIEANLITPLVLGKRLTINPLLILVSLSFWGWIWGAPGALLAVPLLLILQTILQSTGTPDLAGFLFERGTLTTAEEMRERLFRKDNDRDG from the coding sequence ATTAATCCCCTGCATCAGATTGAGATTGATGATTTTCGGCGCGATCGGTTGCTCGCCGCGCTGACGCTAATTCTGGGGGCGGCCTTTTGCTTGGGACTACCCTTTGCCTTGCAGGCGGGGGCGGAATTCTTTCTGCCCCTGACGGCGGCAATTGTCATTTCCATCGCGCTGGTGCCGCTGCTCGAATGGCTGGAACGGCACCGCGTGCCCTCGGCGCTTGCCTCCTTTCTGTCGCTTTCGGCCTTTCTGATGCTGGTCAATGCCGCACTGGCGATTATTGTCGTGCCGGCGACGGGGTGGTTTGGGCGGTTGCCGGAGGCTATTCCTCGCATTCAGTCTAACCTGGCGCCGCTGATTGATTTTTATTCGACGTTGCAGCGTTTCGTAGAACGCACATTGACGTCGGTGGCGAGCGGAACCGAGGCGACGGCGCAGGCGGTGGCCGATACGACGCCGACATCGGTGGTCGATTATTTCATCTCCGCCGCCCCGGCGGTCGCGATCCAGCTTTTCTTCGCCATTTTGGTCATCTTCTTCTTCCTTGCCGGGTGGACGCGGCTGCGCCAGCGGACGATTCGCCGGCGCGGAAGCTTTGACGGGGCGATGCAGACCGCGCGGGTGATCCAGAATGTCGTGGATGCCACCGCCGATTATCTGGCGACGATCACCATGATCAACGCGATATTGGGGCTGGTCGTCGCGCTGCTTTTGTGGGCGCTGGGGATGCCGTCGCCCTTCATGTGGGGCGGGATCGTCAGCATCTGCAATTTCGTGCCCTATCTGGGCCCCATCGTCGCCTCGGTGCTGCTGGGGCTGGGCGGGCTGATGACGTTCGACGTGGTCGGCCTTGCGCTGCTTCCCGCGATTATCTTTATCGGGGTGCATACGATTGAAGCGAATCTGATCACGCCGCTGGTGCTCGGCAAAAGGCTGACGATAAATCCCTTGCTGATTCTCGTCTCGCTGAGCTTTTGGGGATGGATATGGGGGGCGCCGGGCGCCTTGCTCGCGGTGCCGCTGCTGTTGATCCTGCAAACGATTTTGCAGTCGACCGGAACGCCGGATTTGGCGGGTTTCCTGTTCGAACGCGGCACATTGACGACCGCCGAGGAAATGCGCGAACGATTATTTCGCAAAGATAATGATCGCGACGGTTGA